The sequence ggactgtaggaacctttggcagttctaataaccttttaatccgcggggccgttttctcccgtgttcggacatacaggaactcggggctttctcccttagttcctataactatttagctccttctccgaggtcgggtcttttcatagttcttatagaacgaatctaacggaggtgtgtggtggtcagtagctacgccccatgtcatgctatcacggctgaaatgtttcctcatatgacacagacacaaccggcgggtgtttaataagttaaacttacactggtctcatttgtctgcagcgctctgctctcctttcttccttcatgaaataaaaaagtatcgtctcctgactctctctgtgagcttttccagcctcgaaattagacgcctgatgtgattgtccatgattaatatcaccatcatgcagatcataaacacagtggcctccctgctctccatattagcttcttggtggtgttttttctactctccttacttttaccgttttgttttgtgtttgaatgtagcgctaaacggctaacggctaacacgtcactgaagcagacggctgcgcgcggcgcatcagtccctatcaggtcccgactcatgtgcgaatgcagactgaaacagttccgctggggaaggatagttatcagaacgaaattcgaggagggtagttctgataactactttcttagaacggtctgtccgaaagcggctatagtgtGTAGCATAGATGATGACATCTTcaaattctttgcatttttaaaatcagagccgctgacaggtttggctgggcccgggacaaaattctctgaatgcccccacccaccccccgttgcaacccacccacacccacctcttctttcccagtctctcatttattgcggataaaccaaaaggattatttactactttgcctggatatggatatggactgagtggagttatggctttcaaaatcctaccacaataaaactcacgctattttattaatttagagctcataaactgcacatttcatcaaccatttttcacttgaccaacggaatcatgttaagggtacttttatttatcgccagacccgcgtgtatgtccgctgaactttctgagaatgttcggggaacaaggcggagcccattcatctggcgagtgtcaagttaaatcagtctaaacgaaagttacaggctaccccaaaacgtcacgtttataacccattcgttacattcaactctatctaaatggcaatttcacacgttgcccccccccccccccacattcctgggcccgggacaaaatacccgtttgtccccccctatcggcgggccTGCTTAAAATGCTAAACTGTTATGAGGTGTTACACCTACACCTGAGCTCAAATTGCTCTAAAAGCTTGTATGTGCATGGTCTGAGTAACGTGTGAGGTGTGCACACATATTTCTCTCTCATTAATACAAGTTTATGAGGAACAAAGGAAACATTATATATTGTCTTTCTGCtattttaaatcaaatataaaattaaattgcagtccacctccttgccttgagcaaggcaccatacccccatgctccctgggggCTGTGAATGACTTATTTAGTTTATCACATTAGCTGATGATTAGTAAATTAAATTATTTGAATAGCAGCACCTGACTGCTACTACCTTCTTAATTTCTATGGATGCATTAAGCATGTACGAAGTTGTTTCAAACACTGCTTGTGcacttttctttttgctttatttACCTTATTTAAGAACCTAGTAAAGACGATATTTTATTATATCCAGATTTCATAAAATCTTAGGAATTAAAGAAGGCATCATTTCTTTTTACcataactttatttgtttttgtgtgtaaaagcaatacattatttttgttaacaaacaaacaaacaaacaaacagctggaTCGTCTTCCAGACATTGGAAATAATTGCAATAAACATCTtatgaatattaaaataaaactgtaaaataTTAATCAAATTAGATTATTATATTATAGTATACATAGTATAGTACATACAGTTGCTGGATGAAAGGTTTATATTTCATTCTACATAGGCTTTCCTCTTTACCACTTTCTCCTCATCTTCTTCTCCATGTTCCTTTTTCTCCCACCTTTTTCTTCATATCCCACGTTTCATCTCTCTCCTGCTCATCATCATTTCTACCCTTTCCCTTCTCCCATAACTTCCACCATGTCTTTTTTCTCTTGTCATCCTCTGTCTTGTACTTGAGCCTTCTCACAGGGTCAGTCGCACTACGCATATTTAGGTCATCAAACTCCTCATTGAGCATAAAGGTCCTCTCAACAATCTCGGCTGATTCCTGCCAGTTGCGAAAACATTGAGTGCCGAGACGAGCGATGTCCTGCACAGCATTTGAGGAGAGGACAGAGCTGTCAGGACGAAGGACTACTATTGTTGGTACGTCCTTCACCTTAAACATGGTCTGCAGTTCCctaaacaacagaaacacacataaCTTATTGACAAATAGTAAAATACCTTAAAGATTATGTTGCAGAAGTGAGAAACGATGAGAAATGGCCAATTTTGTACAGCAAAATGTATATACTTTTTGTCATGTCATCTACCTACTTTCTGTATGGGTCTTCAAAGGCCAGAAATAAAGTCTTTTTGTGCAGTTCCTTCAGGaatctctgctgctgtttctctgATTGGTCCAAGCTGGAAAGAGAAGATGGAGATCTTAAAACGGATAAAACAGTGCACTTGTGTTCATAGAACTGCATGAGTTCACAGAAGATATAAGAAGAAGCTGAGAAAGAGACCTGATGTAGATGAGTGCAAGCAGTTTTGGATATTCGATGTATATTGGATCTTTCAGTCGCTTAAAAAAGTCATTGAGAACAGGCACAAACTTCTGGCACTTCTCACACTCAGCAGAAGCAAAGAGCAGCAACAAGATGCGATTTTCGAGGATCCCAATGATCTCACGCTCTGTGTTGAGTTCATCCTGATCCGTGTTGTTCTCCACCAGAACGTGGTTTAGGAAGAGATCCCCCATGATGGAAGACAGGAATGGGAAAAGCCCTCTGTAGAGCAAAGATGGTTGCACAATGTTAGAGACATGCCATCCTATATACTGCCCAATTTTTTATCTTTATCATGACTAGTACGGTTCATTGCTTGCATCATTCCTGGCATGACACCTCTACATTGTTGTATGAAGCTGATCTTTAATTAAATCAAGTTTTACAGCG is a genomic window of Odontesthes bonariensis isolate fOdoBon6 chromosome 4, fOdoBon6.hap1, whole genome shotgun sequence containing:
- the LOC142379379 gene encoding nucleoredoxin-like protein 1, whose translation is MGDLFLNHVLVENNTDQDELNTEREIIGILENRILLLLFASAECEKCQKFVPVLNDFFKRLKDPIYIEYPKLLALIYISLDQSEKQQQRFLKELHKKTLFLAFEDPYRKELQTMFKVKDVPTIVVLRPDSSVLSSNAVQDIARLGTQCFRNWQESAEIVERTFMLNEEFDDLNMRSATDPVRRLKYKTEDDKRKKTWWKLWEKGKGRNDDEQERDETWDMKKKVGEKGTWRRR